The following are from one region of the Shinella sp. PSBB067 genome:
- a CDS encoding NAD(P)-dependent alcohol dehydrogenase, whose protein sequence is MKIKAALTPEKGAPFVMRELSLAEPMGNELRVRVVAVGICHTDLNSRDQFYPMPLPAVLGHEGAGVVEAVGPAVSSIKPGDHVLMSFGSCGDCPSCKTGDVAYCWHHMEMNFSGLRYSGKAWDIPSPISMTCEDGEERPIGGAFFCQSSFASHAICTEENAVVVEGDLPLDVLAPLGCGLQTGAGAVLNSLKPGPGDSLAVTGAGTVGLAAIMAARIAGCDPIIAIDTNPDRLRLAMELGATHAINPADGDLVEAVKAIAPDGVKFSIETTAHPKVFRAAVDILQVRGVCGLIGGAKLGTEVSLDMTHILFGRTVRGILQGDSAPKQFIPRLIELFREGRFPIDKLERFYRLDQINEAVADMKSGATIKPVLLTGAAQ, encoded by the coding sequence ATGAAAATCAAAGCCGCCCTGACCCCCGAGAAGGGGGCCCCTTTCGTCATGCGCGAACTGTCCCTGGCCGAACCGATGGGGAACGAATTGCGGGTACGCGTCGTCGCGGTCGGCATCTGCCATACGGACCTCAACAGCCGCGACCAGTTCTATCCGATGCCCCTTCCCGCCGTGCTGGGCCATGAAGGGGCCGGCGTGGTGGAGGCCGTCGGACCCGCCGTTTCCTCGATCAAGCCCGGCGATCATGTGCTGATGTCCTTCGGATCGTGCGGCGACTGCCCGAGCTGCAAGACGGGCGACGTCGCCTATTGCTGGCATCACATGGAGATGAATTTTTCCGGGCTGCGCTATTCCGGCAAGGCCTGGGACATACCCTCGCCGATCAGCATGACCTGCGAAGACGGCGAGGAGCGGCCCATCGGCGGGGCGTTCTTCTGCCAGTCCTCCTTCGCCAGCCACGCGATCTGCACGGAGGAGAACGCGGTCGTGGTGGAGGGCGACCTGCCGCTCGACGTTCTGGCGCCTCTCGGCTGCGGATTGCAGACCGGCGCGGGCGCCGTGCTCAATTCGCTGAAACCCGGCCCCGGCGACAGCCTTGCCGTAACGGGCGCTGGAACCGTCGGCCTTGCGGCGATCATGGCGGCCCGGATCGCCGGATGCGACCCGATCATCGCGATCGACACCAATCCCGACCGGCTGCGTCTGGCGATGGAGCTGGGCGCCACGCATGCGATCAATCCGGCCGACGGCGATCTCGTCGAGGCCGTCAAGGCGATCGCGCCGGACGGCGTGAAATTCTCGATCGAGACGACGGCGCATCCAAAGGTGTTCCGCGCCGCCGTGGACATCCTGCAGGTCAGGGGCGTGTGCGGACTGATCGGCGGGGCGAAGCTCGGCACCGAGGTCTCCCTCGACATGACCCATATCCTGTTCGGCCGCACCGTCCGCGGCATCCTGCAGGGCGACAGCGCGCCGAAGCAGTTCATTCCGCGCCTGATCGAGCTGTTCCGCGAGGGGCGCTTTCCCATCGACAAGCTTGAGCGGTTCTACCGGCTCGACCAGATCAACGAGGCCGTTGCCGATATGAAGAGCGGCGCGACGATCAAGCCGGTCCTGCTGACCGGCGCGGCGCAATAA
- the maiA gene encoding maleylacetoacetate isomerase translates to MIFHGYFRSSSAYRCRIAFNLKGVGYDFVSVHLRKDGGQQKTPGYRALNPQALVPTIEDGDFRLTQSLAIIEWLDETQDGPKLMPADADLRAEVRAFAQIIACDIHPLQNLRVLDYLKANFSAQQAALDAWCQRWILDGLGACEALLARRARSTFCFGEEPTLADICLVPQVFSAGRFGADLSAMPRVRAVAEACEALPAFIAAQPRNQPDWEA, encoded by the coding sequence ATGATCTTTCACGGTTATTTCCGCAGCTCGTCGGCCTATCGCTGCCGGATCGCCTTCAACCTGAAGGGCGTGGGCTACGATTTCGTCTCGGTGCATCTGCGAAAGGACGGTGGCCAGCAGAAGACCCCGGGCTATCGCGCGCTCAATCCGCAGGCGCTGGTGCCGACGATCGAGGACGGCGATTTCCGCCTGACCCAATCGCTGGCCATCATCGAATGGCTGGACGAAACGCAGGACGGGCCTAAGCTGATGCCGGCGGACGCCGACCTGCGGGCCGAGGTGCGCGCCTTCGCACAGATCATCGCCTGCGATATCCACCCGTTGCAGAACCTGCGGGTGCTGGATTACCTCAAGGCGAACTTCTCCGCCCAACAGGCCGCGCTTGACGCCTGGTGCCAGCGCTGGATTCTCGACGGGCTCGGCGCATGCGAGGCTTTGCTGGCACGCCGGGCACGTTCGACCTTCTGCTTCGGCGAAGAGCCGACGCTGGCCGATATCTGCCTGGTTCCGCAGGTGTTTTCCGCCGGCCGCTTCGGCGCCGACCTGAGCGCGATGCCGCGGGTGCGTGCCGTGGCCGAAGCCTGCGAGGCGCTACCCGCCTTCATCGCCGCGCAGCCACGAAACCAGCCCGATTGGGAAGCCTGA
- a CDS encoding MarR family winged helix-turn-helix transcriptional regulator yields MLPILTMPGYLIRRAHQQSTALFTERMAALGHDITPVQFGALCVIGEYPGVGQAVLADMVAYDRVTIGGVVDRLESKGLVKRSISARDRRARMLTLTPAGKAVLGELMPVVAALQDDILGQLGEGERQSLIALLNGMLGLPASGDGNDPGSGAGAPTTGVR; encoded by the coding sequence ATGCTACCGATACTTACGATGCCGGGTTACCTGATCCGGCGAGCCCACCAGCAATCGACGGCGCTCTTCACGGAGCGGATGGCCGCGCTGGGCCACGATATCACCCCTGTCCAGTTCGGCGCGCTTTGCGTGATCGGCGAATATCCGGGCGTCGGGCAGGCGGTGCTCGCGGACATGGTCGCTTATGACCGCGTGACGATCGGCGGTGTCGTGGATCGCCTGGAAAGCAAGGGGCTGGTGAAGCGGTCGATCAGCGCGAGGGACCGGCGGGCGCGGATGCTGACCCTGACGCCTGCAGGCAAGGCGGTTCTTGGCGAACTCATGCCCGTCGTGGCCGCCCTTCAGGACGATATTCTCGGCCAGCTCGGCGAAGGCGAGAGGCAGAGCCTCATCGCCCTGCTGAACGGAATGCTCGGCCTTCCGGCGAGCGGGGACGGGAACGATCCCGGATCCGGTGCCGGCGCCCCTACGACGGGTGTCCGTTAG
- a CDS encoding nuclear transport factor 2 family protein codes for MSVVTQTMTDEQRKSVALDYLKRLDRGDDIFALFAPDAQAYFPKFGIANGIDQIRRLFASTGKIIASISHDYAYFNYVIQGDMVVVEGTSSGSTTSGRTWQAGVTHAGRWCDVFEISDFKIQRLFIYLDPDYGDEDLARYPWIE; via the coding sequence ATGTCAGTCGTGACACAAACTATGACCGACGAGCAGCGCAAGTCGGTGGCGTTGGACTATCTGAAACGCCTGGATCGCGGAGATGACATCTTCGCGCTGTTCGCCCCTGACGCACAGGCGTATTTCCCCAAATTCGGTATTGCAAACGGTATCGATCAGATTCGCCGGCTGTTTGCTTCGACGGGCAAGATAATCGCATCGATCTCCCACGATTACGCATATTTCAACTACGTCATCCAGGGCGATATGGTCGTGGTTGAAGGCACCAGCTCGGGCTCCACAACGTCGGGCCGCACATGGCAAGCCGGGGTGACGCATGCCGGCCGCTGGTGCGATGTTTTCGAAATCAGTGATTTCAAGATACAGCGGTTGTTCATCTATCTCGACCCGGACTACGGCGATGAGGATTTGGCGCGATATCCCTGGATCGAATGA
- a CDS encoding SDR family NAD(P)-dependent oxidoreductase, whose amino-acid sequence MPKLEGKIAIVTGASRGIGRAVCDRFSDEGAIVVMCDRNEPDAALLHRQHFRRLDVTQQDDWQALAQEVSSTFGTARILVNNAGIVDYAPIIEVTPDAWKRIMSVNVDGVLFGMQAFLPQMIAAGGGAIVNVSSIWGSVAVPGAAAYHASKGAVRTLSKNAAMTYARQGIRVNSIHPGIIATPHVVDVQERSITDAVIAKTPMGRMADPRELANGVLFLASDESSFVTGIELYVDGGYTAQ is encoded by the coding sequence ATGCCCAAGCTTGAAGGCAAGATAGCGATCGTGACCGGCGCTAGCCGAGGGATCGGAAGAGCGGTTTGCGATCGATTTTCCGATGAAGGCGCAATCGTGGTCATGTGCGACCGGAACGAGCCGGATGCGGCGCTTTTGCACCGGCAGCATTTCCGGCGATTGGACGTTACGCAGCAGGACGATTGGCAAGCGCTCGCCCAGGAGGTTTCGTCGACTTTCGGTACGGCCCGCATCCTCGTCAACAATGCGGGTATCGTCGACTACGCGCCAATCATCGAAGTGACGCCGGATGCCTGGAAGCGGATCATGTCCGTCAACGTCGACGGGGTTCTCTTCGGAATGCAGGCTTTCCTTCCGCAGATGATCGCGGCCGGCGGCGGGGCGATTGTCAACGTGTCGTCGATCTGGGGCAGTGTCGCCGTTCCCGGAGCGGCGGCATATCACGCCAGCAAAGGGGCGGTCCGGACGCTGTCGAAGAATGCGGCAATGACCTATGCGCGGCAGGGCATTCGCGTGAATTCGATACACCCCGGCATTATCGCCACTCCCCACGTCGTCGATGTGCAGGAGCGCTCGATCACGGACGCCGTCATAGCGAAGACGCCGATGGGACGGATGGCGGATCCAAGGGAACTGGCGAACGGGGTGCTGTTCCTGGCTTCCGACGAGTCGAGCTTCGTCACGGGGATCGAGCTCTACGTCGACGGCGGCTATACGGCACAATGA
- a CDS encoding helix-turn-helix transcriptional regulator, whose protein sequence is MDDLSTAIGNVIDLFCAGASKACPETAPSDGRTAAVNFARARAVAQARLHDPDLTPDGIAAGLRMSRRTLNKLFELHGIGPMEYIFVERLEQAARDLASPVQRGASITEIAFRWGFKNSAHFARRFRQHFGKMPTGLRQEGGPVPPRQKL, encoded by the coding sequence GTGGACGATCTCTCCACCGCCATCGGGAACGTCATCGACCTGTTTTGCGCCGGCGCGAGCAAGGCCTGTCCAGAGACCGCGCCGAGCGACGGGCGGACGGCCGCCGTCAATTTCGCCCGCGCCCGCGCGGTGGCGCAGGCCCGTCTTCACGACCCCGATCTTACGCCCGACGGCATCGCCGCCGGACTGCGCATGTCCCGCCGGACGCTGAACAAGCTGTTTGAACTGCACGGCATCGGGCCGATGGAATACATCTTCGTCGAGCGTCTCGAACAGGCCGCGCGCGATCTCGCCAGCCCGGTGCAGCGAGGCGCGAGCATCACCGAGATCGCCTTCCGCTGGGGCTTCAAGAACAGCGCGCATTTCGCCAGGCGGTTCCGCCAGCACTTCGGAAAGATGCCGACCGGGCTGCGGCAGGAAGGCGGCCCTGTGCCTCCACGGCAAAAACTTTAG
- a CDS encoding benzaldehyde dehydrogenase — translation MSDNQAPQGPVITAEMAGTIFTGTYEAASGRVVPVTDKATGEEIFTSVAGNAADVARAAAAAKAAQPAWAALTPVARGDILRKFAALCEQHAEEIGGWIVRETGSIPPKAPFEIMTSAREAIEIAGLTGQPTGHILSSSLTRASYARRIPLGVVGVITPWNSPFILAARVVLPALAMGNAVVLKPDLQSPVCGGYALARLFAMAGVPAGVFTVVPGGVEAGEALTLDPNVNMISFTGSTLAGRKVAENAGKTLKKVALELGGNNAAIIFDDADLDAATSATAFGSFFHQGQICFTIGRHLVHESIAAAYTEKLARRAANLHVGDPNKAQVHLGPIINEKQAAKVEKLVTDSLAAGATAVAGGSRDGLFFKPTVLDGVTPDMPVYKEEIFGPVAPIVTFKTEEEAIALANDTEYGLAASIFTANQTRAMRIAAQMKTGIVHINDQTVIHEVFGPIGGTGASGNGARSGGPSVMDEYSQWQWVTVNETVPPYPF, via the coding sequence ATGTCAGACAATCAGGCACCCCAAGGCCCGGTGATCACCGCCGAGATGGCCGGCACGATCTTCACGGGAACCTATGAAGCGGCCTCCGGCCGGGTCGTTCCGGTGACCGACAAGGCCACCGGCGAGGAAATCTTCACCTCGGTCGCCGGCAACGCCGCCGATGTCGCGAGGGCGGCGGCCGCCGCAAAGGCGGCGCAGCCGGCCTGGGCGGCGCTGACGCCCGTCGCCCGGGGCGACATCCTGCGCAAGTTCGCCGCTCTCTGCGAGCAGCACGCGGAGGAGATCGGCGGCTGGATCGTTCGCGAGACGGGCTCCATCCCGCCCAAGGCGCCCTTCGAGATCATGACCTCGGCCCGCGAGGCCATCGAGATCGCCGGCCTGACCGGCCAGCCGACCGGCCACATCCTGTCGTCGTCGCTGACCCGCGCGAGCTATGCCCGCCGCATTCCGCTCGGCGTCGTCGGGGTCATCACGCCGTGGAACTCGCCCTTCATCCTGGCGGCGCGGGTCGTTCTTCCCGCCCTTGCCATGGGCAATGCCGTGGTGCTGAAGCCCGACCTGCAAAGCCCGGTCTGCGGCGGCTATGCGCTGGCGCGGCTCTTCGCGATGGCGGGCGTGCCGGCGGGCGTCTTCACTGTCGTACCCGGCGGCGTCGAGGCGGGCGAGGCCCTGACGCTCGACCCGAACGTCAACATGATCTCCTTCACCGGCTCGACCCTTGCCGGCCGCAAGGTGGCCGAGAATGCCGGCAAGACCTTGAAGAAGGTCGCCCTCGAACTCGGCGGCAACAACGCGGCGATTATCTTCGACGACGCCGATCTGGATGCGGCCACCTCCGCCACCGCCTTCGGCTCGTTCTTCCATCAGGGCCAGATCTGCTTCACCATCGGCCGGCATCTGGTGCATGAAAGCATCGCGGCGGCGTACACGGAGAAGCTCGCCCGGCGCGCGGCGAACCTCCATGTCGGCGATCCGAACAAGGCGCAGGTCCATCTCGGCCCGATCATCAACGAGAAGCAGGCCGCAAAGGTCGAGAAGCTCGTCACGGACAGCCTGGCGGCAGGCGCGACGGCCGTTGCCGGCGGATCGCGGGACGGCCTGTTCTTCAAGCCGACCGTGCTTGACGGCGTGACGCCGGACATGCCGGTCTACAAGGAAGAGATCTTCGGACCGGTCGCTCCCATCGTCACCTTCAAGACCGAGGAAGAAGCGATAGCCCTTGCGAACGACACCGAATACGGGCTGGCGGCATCGATCTTTACGGCCAACCAGACGCGGGCGATGCGGATCGCGGCGCAGATGAAGACCGGGATCGTCCATATCAATGACCAGACGGTCATCCATGAGGTCTTCGGGCCGATCGGCGGCACGGGCGCGTCCGGCAACGGCGCCCGCTCGGGCGGCCCCTCGGTGATGGACGAGTATAGCCAGTGGCAATGGGTGACGGTCAACGAAACCGTCCCTCCCTATCCGTTCTAA